From a region of the Armatimonadota bacterium genome:
- a CDS encoding DNA-3-methyladenine glycosylase yields the protein MSPGELRQFLTKSHVTDCAKRLLGCEIVAPDCRIRIVEAEAYGGSEDPNSHAHRGVTPRNSVMFGPAGHAYVYFNYGMHWLFNVTCQPDGVPGAVLIRAATVVTGEGKIRQRRPKAKTDKDLLSGPGKIGAALAVTGEHTGIDLLDESSSHYLVAEAPVKGVLTGPRVGLPGGIDHGMMWRFIDEERADWASAPPIQPYSARVGYVSPARKE from the coding sequence ATGTCGCCAGGCGAGCTCCGGCAGTTCCTGACAAAGTCGCACGTCACCGATTGCGCGAAGCGATTGCTGGGCTGTGAGATCGTCGCCCCGGACTGCAGAATCAGAATCGTCGAGGCAGAGGCGTACGGCGGATCGGAAGACCCGAACAGCCACGCGCACAGGGGCGTGACTCCGAGGAACAGCGTGATGTTCGGCCCCGCCGGACACGCGTACGTGTACTTCAACTACGGGATGCACTGGCTGTTCAACGTCACGTGCCAGCCAGATGGCGTGCCGGGCGCGGTGCTGATTCGCGCTGCGACGGTCGTGACCGGCGAAGGCAAGATTCGGCAGCGCCGGCCTAAGGCGAAGACGGACAAAGACCTCCTCTCCGGCCCAGGAAAAATCGGCGCTGCGCTAGCCGTGACGGGCGAACACACGGGAATCGATCTTCTCGACGAAAGCTCCAGCCACTATCTCGTCGCCGAGGCTCCAGTCAAGGGCGTCCTGACGGGGCCGAGGGTCGGCCTTCCAGGCGGCATCGACCACGGGATGATGTGGCGGTTCATAGACGAGGAGCGCGCAGACTGGGCGTCGGCACCGCCCATCCAGCCATACTCTGCAAGAGTTGGATATGTGAGCCCAGCCCGGAAAGAGTGA